The DNA region TCTTTCAAATCCAGATCCAGCTGTCCCGAACGACAACGAAAGCTCATCTTGCCCCTGGCATTCGGGTAACAACTGAACATCACCTGCTGCATGGTGTACTTGTAGAGGTCAGTATCCAGCAGCGAGGTAATTATTGGTTTTACAGTCACCGGCTCGATAACACCGGCTGTGCAATCAGTCATCAAATTCAGGCTTCCATCAATTGCTGCGAACGAAAAACAAGCTCGTCCAGACTATTAATAAACTCTGCACCCGCCTCACGCATCTGCGTCATCGCCTGCTGCTCTGTCGCTTCGGAGAGACTTCGGGTTGCAGACAGGTTAACAACCACCCTGAACCCCGCCTGCAGCAGTTGCAGAACCGTCACTTTTACACAGAAGTCCAGGGCCAAACCTCCCACAAGCACAGTGCGGGTATTGCGGTCACGCAGAAATTCAATCACACCGGTACTTCGGGTATCGGCCAGATCGTGATAGCAGGCACCATAGGGGTGAAGGTCGGGCTCAATGCCTTTCCAGACAAAAAAATCATAATCCGTGACCGCTGGCAACCCCTCCAGCAACTCAAAACCATAGGTACCCGGTACCGCATGGAGATTCCAGTATCTGTCTGAGTTGGCATGATCGCTCAAAGGCGTCAGCTGCGGATTCTCGTTACTGGCCACCCAGATGGCTGACACAGGATGTGCATCTTTCGATCCAACCCGCCAGTGCGCCAACTCTGCCTGCGCATTCAGCGCATCGGCAATGGTATTCCCCTCTGGCACTGGCAATTCATCAGGACACAGTGGGGTAAAGCAGTTCTGGGCATCCACGTCGAAGGAGG from Endozoicomonas sp. NE40 includes:
- a CDS encoding isochorismatase family protein, with protein sequence MVEIDASDIIASFDVDAQNCFTPLCPDELPVPEGNTIADALNAQAELAHWRVGSKDAHPVSAIWVASNENPQLTPLSDHANSDRYWNLHAVPGTYGFELLEGLPAVTDYDFFVWKGIEPDLHPYGACYHDLADTRSTGVIEFLRDRNTRTVLVGGLALDFCVKVTVLQLLQAGFRVVVNLSATRSLSEATEQQAMTQMREAGAEFINSLDELVFRSQQLMEA